The Prionailurus bengalensis isolate Pbe53 chromosome A3, Fcat_Pben_1.1_paternal_pri, whole genome shotgun sequence genome includes a window with the following:
- the SERINC3 gene encoding serine incorporator 3 — MGAVLGVFSLASWVPCLCSGASCLLCSCCPNSKNSTVTRLIYAFILFLGAAVSCIMLTEGMESQLKKIPGFCEGGFKIKVADIKADQDCDVLVGYKAVYRINFALAIFFFVFSLLMLKVKTSKDPRAAVHNGFWFFKIAAIVGIMVGSFYIPGGHFATAWFVVGMVGAFLFILIQLVLLVDFAHSVNESWVNRMEEGNPRCWYAALLSVTSICYILSVVFVGLFYAYYTKPDGCTENKFFISINLVLCVVVSVISIHPKIQEHQPRSGLLQSSLITLYTMYLTWSAMSNEPDRSCNPGLFSIVTHMTAPTLAPGNSTAVVPTSGPPSKSGHHLDLENFIGLTGFVLCLLYSSIRTSNNSQVSKLTLSGSDSVILRDTTTNGGSDEEDGQPRRAVDNEKEGVQYSYFLFHFMLSLASLYIMMTLTSWYSPDAKFQSMTSKWPAVWVKISSSWVCLLLYVWTLVAPLVLTNRDFS, encoded by the exons ATGGGGGCTGTGCTGGGCGTCTTCTCCCTCGCCAGCTGG GTTCCGTGCCTTTGCAGTGGTGCGTCATGTCTGCTGTGTAGCTGCTGCCCCAATAGTAAGAATTCCACGGTGACCCGCCTCATCTACGCCTTCATTCTCTTCCTGGGCGCTGCTGTGTCCTGTATCATGCTGACAGAAGGGATGGAGTCTCAGCTGAAGAAG ATCCCTGGATTCTGTGAAGGGGGGTTTAAAATCAAGGTGGCTGATATAAAGGCAGATCAAGATTGCGACGTGCTGGTTGGTTATAAAGCTGTATATCGGATCAACTTTGCCTTGGccatctttttctttgtcttctctctgctcatgttaaaagtaaaaacaagtaaAGATCCCAGAGCAGCAGTACACAATGG gttTTGGTTCTTCAAAATTGCTGCCATCGTTGGTATCATGGTTGGCTCTTTCTACATCCCTGGGGGCCATTTTGCCACAG CCTGGTTTGTTGTTGGCATGGTAGGGGCCTTTTTGTTCATCCTCATCCAGCTAGTGCTGTTGGTAGACTTTGCTCACTCTGTGAATGAATCATGGGTAAATCGAATGGAAGAAGGAAATCCAAGGTGTTGGTATGCTG CTTTACTCTCCGTCACAAGCATCTGTTACATCCTGTCAGTCGTGTTTGTTGGGTTATTCTATGCATACTACACCAAACCGGATGGCTGCACGGAGAACAAGTTCTTCATTAGTATTAATTTGGTCCTTTGCGTTGTGGTTTCTGTTATATCCATCCACCCAAAAATTCAG GAACACCAGCCTCGTTCTGGTCTCTTGCAGTCCTCTCTCATCACCCTGTACACCATGTACCTCACCTGGTCAGCCATGTCCAATGAACCTG atCGTTCCTGCAACCCTGGCCTGTTCAGCATTGTTACACACATGACCGCACCAACTTTGGCTCCTGGAAATTCAACTGCTGTAGTCCCTACCTCTGGTCCGCCCTCAAAGAGTGGGCATCATCTGGATCTAGAGAATTTTATTGGGCTGACAGGCTTTGTTCTCTGCCTTTTGTATTCTAG CATCCGCActtccaacaatagccaagtaAGTAAGCTGACCTTGTCAGGAAGTGACAGCGTGATCCTCCGTGATACAACCACCAATGGTGGCAGTGATGAAGAAGATGGACAGCCTCGGCGGGCTGTggacaatgagaaagaaggagtgCAGTACAGCTACTTCTTATTCCACTTCATGCTCTCCTTGGCTTCCTTGTACATCATGATGACCCTGACCAGTTGGTACAG tcCCGATGCAAAGTTCCAGAGCATGACCAGCAAGTGGCCAGCCGTGTGGGTCAAGATCAGCTCCAGCTGGGTCTGCCTCCTCCTTTATGTCTGGACCCTTGTGGCTCCACTCGTCCTCACCAATCGTGACTTCAGCTGA